Proteins encoded together in one Pseudomonadota bacterium window:
- a CDS encoding cytochrome c → MFRLSGLTLAILVAGAIGITSLTPPVAAADDPANVIKYRKQVMVANASHITNIFSVLKGETSYGGHIAANARAISDGAAMMVDIFPQGSGDGDTAALPSIWQDWPKFEAAAMALKTAADKLANAAGTGDMAAVGAAAGEVGKACGGCHEPFRKKK, encoded by the coding sequence ATGTTTCGGTTATCTGGACTAACTTTGGCGATCCTGGTGGCCGGAGCTATCGGCATTACGTCGTTGACGCCGCCTGTGGCCGCCGCCGACGATCCAGCCAATGTCATCAAATACCGCAAGCAGGTGATGGTGGCGAACGCGTCGCACATAACCAACATATTCAGCGTCCTCAAAGGCGAAACCTCCTATGGCGGGCACATTGCCGCCAATGCACGCGCCATTTCCGACGGCGCGGCGATGATGGTGGACATATTCCCACAGGGAAGCGGTGACGGCGATACCGCTGCGCTGCCCTCGATCTGGCAGGATTGGCCCAAGTTCGAGGCCGCCGCAATGGCCTTGAAAACGGCCGCCGATAAATTGGCGAACGCTGCCGGAACTGGCGATATGGCAGCTGTCGGCGCTGCCGCGGGCGAAGTCGGTAAGGCTTGTGGAGGCTGTCACGAGCCGTTTCGTAAAAAGAAATAG
- a CDS encoding NADP-dependent isocitrate dehydrogenase: protein MDKIKVANPVVELDGDEMTRIIWQWIKDRLILPYLDIDLAYYDLGMEYRDKTDDQVTIDAAEAIKKHGVGVKCATITPDEERVEEFGLKKMWRSPNGTIRNILGGTVFREPIVCSNIPRLVPGWTKPIVIGRHAFGDQYRATDFVVPGPGKLTVRFEPEGDGDVIEREVFNFPSGGVAMTMYNLDDSIRDFARACMKFALERGWPLYMSTKNTILKAYDGRFKDLFQEIFEAEYKSKFDAAGLTYEHRLIDDMVAAAMKWEGGYVWACKNYDGDVQSDTVAQGFGSLGLMTSVLLTPDGNTVEAEAAHGTVTRHYRAYQRGEETSTNPIASIFAWTRGLSHRAKLDENDALARFAQTLEQVCVSTVEGGEMTKDLALLVPGDTKWLNSKDFLEAIARNLEAEMA, encoded by the coding sequence ATGGATAAGATCAAGGTCGCGAACCCCGTTGTGGAACTCGATGGCGACGAGATGACGCGCATTATCTGGCAGTGGATCAAGGACCGTTTGATCCTGCCGTATCTCGACATCGATCTGGCCTATTACGATCTTGGCATGGAATACCGCGACAAAACGGATGATCAGGTCACGATCGACGCGGCCGAGGCGATCAAAAAACATGGCGTCGGCGTCAAATGCGCCACCATCACGCCCGACGAAGAGCGGGTCGAGGAATTCGGCCTCAAAAAGATGTGGCGCTCACCGAATGGCACGATTCGCAACATTCTCGGCGGCACGGTATTCCGCGAGCCCATCGTGTGCAGCAATATTCCGCGCCTGGTGCCGGGCTGGACCAAACCCATCGTCATTGGCCGCCATGCGTTCGGCGATCAATACCGCGCCACCGATTTCGTTGTTCCAGGCCCGGGCAAATTGACCGTTCGATTCGAGCCAGAGGGCGACGGCGACGTGATCGAGCGCGAAGTTTTCAATTTCCCCAGCGGCGGTGTCGCCATGACAATGTACAATCTCGATGACTCGATCCGAGATTTTGCGCGCGCCTGCATGAAATTCGCGCTCGAACGTGGCTGGCCGCTCTACATGTCAACCAAGAACACCATCCTCAAGGCCTATGATGGACGCTTCAAGGACCTTTTCCAGGAAATATTCGAAGCTGAATATAAATCAAAGTTCGACGCCGCCGGTCTCACCTACGAGCACCGTCTGATCGACGATATGGTGGCGGCGGCGATGAAATGGGAAGGTGGCTATGTCTGGGCCTGTAAGAATTATGACGGCGATGTGCAGTCCGATACCGTGGCCCAGGGCTTCGGCTCGCTCGGGTTAATGACGTCTGTGCTGCTGACACCGGACGGCAATACGGTTGAAGCAGAAGCGGCGCACGGCACCGTGACGCGGCATTACCGCGCCTATCAGCGCGGCGAGGAAACCTCGACCAACCCGATCGCGTCTATTTTTGCCTGGACGCGCGGGCTCAGCCACCGCGCTAAGCTAGATGAAAACGATGCGTTGGCGCGGTTTGCGCAGACATTGGAGCAGGTTTGTGTTTCAACCGTCGAGGGCGGCGAAATGACCAAGGATCTGGCGCTCCTCGTGCCGGGTGACACCAAATGGTTAAATTCCAAGGATTTTCTTGAAGCGATCGCGCGTAACCTCGAAGCCGAGATGGCTTGA
- a CDS encoding TIGR00730 family Rossman fold protein codes for MKRIETLCVYCGSSKGKDPRHAALARGLGGEIAARGISLVYGAGGIGLMTEVADAVLAANGHVVGVIPHHLAREELQHSGLSETIVVDSMHQRKEIMFKRADAFVVLPGGLGTLDEFFEILTWRQIGLHDKPVVILESGGYWAPLRALLDAVVAEGFAPPSAHGLYHVADSVAELFKFLEAAPPPEIPEAPERF; via the coding sequence ATGAAACGGATTGAAACGCTCTGCGTCTATTGCGGCTCCAGCAAGGGCAAGGACCCGCGTCACGCTGCCCTTGCGCGCGGGCTCGGCGGCGAAATCGCGGCGCGCGGCATATCTCTGGTCTATGGCGCCGGCGGCATCGGCCTGATGACTGAGGTTGCTGATGCCGTGCTAGCGGCCAACGGACATGTCGTCGGCGTCATTCCGCATCATTTGGCGCGCGAGGAATTGCAACATAGCGGGCTTAGCGAAACCATAGTTGTGGACAGCATGCATCAACGCAAAGAGATCATGTTCAAACGCGCCGACGCCTTTGTCGTTTTGCCCGGCGGACTTGGCACACTAGACGAATTTTTCGAGATCCTGACGTGGCGGCAGATCGGGCTGCACGACAAACCCGTGGTTATTCTCGAATCGGGCGGCTACTGGGCGCCGCTCCGGGCGCTTCTGGATGCGGTGGTGGCCGAGGGCTTCGCCCCGCCTTCGGCTCACGGTTTGTACCATGTCGCCGATAGCGTTGCGGAGCTGTTCAAATTCTTGGAGGCCGCGCCACCACCCGAAATCCCTGAGGCGCCGGAGCGATTTTAA